DNA from Felis catus isolate Fca126 chromosome B3, F.catus_Fca126_mat1.0, whole genome shotgun sequence:
CCCCCTGGTGGCCGGGCGGGGTGCCGGCTGTGACAGGCTGGCCCGGCCTGGGCGCTGGACGCAGTCAGGACGCGCTCCTGAAGGAACAGAGACGTGGCACGGGCCCCTCTCCTTCGTCCCCTTGGCTTTTGCTCTGGTCCTTCTGCACAGAGCCcggggggtgcggggggcgggggggagaccAGACGCTGCCGAGTTAGGCGCAAGGAAGGGGCCGGGGCCCCAAGGGTGTGGAGGATGCCCACCCAGGACGGCACGGAGACCAGAGCCATGGGACACACAGCTGGGGAGCCAGGCTGGGACCGGGGAGCCGCCCTGGGGACACAGGTGGTGCTTGGGGCGCTGGCATGGTGCGTGGACGGAGCCCCGTGTCCGGATCTTCTGTCCAGTCCCTGAgagtgcagatgaggaaactgaggcccctgggggggcggggaacggACACGGTAGGGTTTAAAAAAGAAGGTCAACCGGGGAGAAGACTGTGAGAAGAGAAACCTTCTCACACTCGGCTTGTGCTTACATGGGCGGTGGGGCCAGAGAGGGGCCCGCAGGGGTGCGGGGGGGCACGGGCAGAGGGCACACCCCAGGGAGCTGAGAAGGAAGAGTTGCCGGTCATCGGTGTCCCCCTGACAGAGCGGGCGTTTCTGAGGCTGTCGTGGGCCACGCAGGAGCGGCCAGGGGTGCCGTGTGGGCAGCCGAGAGGACACAGCACGTGTGAGCCGTTTGTCAGGACCTCGTCCTCCAGAAGCCGTCCCCTGAGCTGGGCGGTGGGCCTGGAGAGGTCAGAGCAGAGGTCTGTGAGGGACAGTGGTTTCCTACAAGGAAGTAGGCAAGGACTCAGGGGCACAGGAGGAAGGGCGGGCCTTGGGGAAGGTGGCAGGGTGAGGTACCCGCCCCCAGTGAGCCCTGACTTTGTGCTCAGCGGGCGAGGGTCCCCGGGCACAGTGCCCTGTCCAGTGAGCCCTGACTTTGTGCCCAGTGGGGAGGGTCCCCGGGCACAGTGCCCCTCCAGTGAACCCTGACTTTGTGCCCAGTGGGCGAGGGTCCCCGGACACAGTGCCCCCTCCAGTGAGCGCTGACCCTGCACCCAACGGGCGAGGGTCCCCAGTCTTGGTGCCCCCCGAGTGAGGCCTGACCCCGTAACCAGTGGGCGAGGGCCCCCAGTCTCGGTGCCCCTCCAGTGAGCCCTGACCCTGTGCCCAGTGAGCGAGGGTCCTGGTATGGGGCATCCACCGGGGCCAGCACCAAGCCTCCCGCCATATTCTCTGAAATCAGTGTTCGTAGCCCGGCTTGTAGAGGCCACAGCTGAGGCTTGCAGGGTGAAGGTCACGGCCCATGAGCGAGCAGCGGGGATCCAGCCCCTCATGTTCTACTCACGCCACCACTGCCTCACTGTCAGTCCCTTGAAGAATGTTCTAGCCTGAGTGGCCTCAGCTACTCAAGAAGGGAACCTGGGAACCTGCCTTCGGGCTTTCCCGGGAGGCCGAGAGTCCAGTGGGAGGAACCGAGACCCCTGCCCCAGGGGAGGGGTCTCAAGTGCAGTGTTTCCTTTAAATCACCAGACACATTTCCCGTAGCCCCTGACGTTGGGCCTGGGCTTGTAACCACCCAAAGCAAGGTGACTTCTGGTCACGGACTTAGCTCCGTGGCCCTGGACAAGACACTTAGCCCCCAGACCTCTCGGTTCCTTCGTGAACACCTCAGATTCGCCCTGAGCAGAGCAGAAGCATGGGCTCCTGCCCTCCCTCGCTGCAGACCCCTTGCCTCCACTAATGCGTTCTGAGAGCAGAGCCGGCGTTACTGGAACGTTTAAGAGTGTGCGTGGCGTGACGAGGTGCCTGCCACCTGCCGTGGCCGTGGATGCGTCCCTGACCGTCTCCTCCCCCGCAGGCTGGCATGATCATTGACAACGGGGTCAAAACTACAGAGGCCTCTGCCAAGGACAAGCGGCCCTTCCTGTCCATCATCTCTGCCAGGTAGACGACCCGTGGGGACGCACACTCTCCCTGCTGACCTCTTGACCCAGCCCCATCCTCTCCACTCATTCGTTCGTTCGTCCGTTCGTTCGCTCACTCACTCATCAGTGTCTGTTGAGCATTTTCTACATCCTGGACCGTGAGCTAGCTGCTGGGGGTCCGATGCTGAAAGCCCAAGCGGGGCAAAGACTGAATTAGGGTTTATGCTACAGCAGCCGAAGGGAAACAGAAATTTCTAGAGGTTCCCGGATCCCTCAGCAAAGCCAGTACCCGCACGGTCAGTAGGACTGGGTTGGGCCGAGGTCTAAAGGGACGTGCGGGTTGTGCCCACAAAGCAATCCAGAACAATCCAGAGCTCAGCCGAAGGCCAGCGGCTGCTTTCCACGGGTGCCATCGACACCTCAAGGGTATTAGAAACACCAGCGCCCTTTAGAGACCGAGGCGTCGGTCTACGTCGGAAGTGGGTGGCGCTAGGGTCGGTGATAACGCCGACGGGTGGCTTTTGCTGGTCCGGACACACTGAGCAGCTGGGCTCCGTGCCCCGTTTTGTAGCCAATGAGCTGGATTCCGGAAGAGGCTTTAGGTCAAGGGCCCCCAGGTTACCAGGCGGCTGGGCAGCTCACTCTCCTTCCAGGGGCCATACCGCACGCCGGGGTGGGGCCCGGCCAGTTCGCGCTGTGCcttgaccgccccccccccccgggcggggtggggtgggggctcctcGGTGCCCACGGACAAGAGCCGTGGCCTGTCTGTAGCCGGCGTGGGGCTGGGGCCCTGGAGGAAGGACTCCTTGCTTCTGTGTGTGCGGAGAGAAGCTCTCGGCCGAGAAGGGGGTCGGCTGAGGCGTCCCCCCGACACAGCCACCTGTGCCCTCCCCGTGGCGTGCTCCAGGTACAGCCCTCACCAGGATGCGGACCCGCTGAAGCCCCGGGAGCCGGCCATCATCAAACACTTCACCGCCTACAAGAACCAGGACCACGGGGCCTGGCTGCGCGGCGGGGACGTGTGGCTGGACAGCTGCCGGTGAGGACCGGGCACGGGGTCCTGACAcgaggacggggtggggggtgcctcccccgcatgggggaggggagagcgggGCAGGGAGGAAACAGGCACACGGACATCGGCCTTCTAGTCAGTCCCCAGCCAGGCAGAGGCAGCGACCCCCCCCGACCCCCGAGCCCCCCGAAAACAGCACATGCCGGGTGCTGGGGGTCGTACCTGCCACGGGGTGAGGCTCTCTCGGGCCACGGAGCCAGTCGtcggaaggagggaaggaagagaaggccaGCATGTCCTGGGCACCTGCTGCGTGCAGAATCCTCAtttgccttccttcctcactgTGCTTCTCAAAGATGaagattatctccatttttagaGAGGGTCAACTGAGGCTGAGCTCAGTGACTTTCCCGGGAGGTCACACAACTAGGAAGCGGTTGGACCGGGGCTTGAAATTTCAACTCCTGGGACGCCAAAGCAGGGCCACAGCGCAATTGTGACACCAGGCCCCGCCCTTCCCGGGCCCCCAGGGCCCCGGGGCCGGCGCCTGCCTGCCTTCCCGGGAGACGTGGCACCAGCTGTCCGTCTGTCCTTCCCACTGTGGCTGAAATGGGAGTGGGTGTGGCTAAGGGGAGTGCAACCCGCCCGcacgtaccccccccccccgtcacccgGGGCCGGCCCCGAGAGTGGCGAGGTCCTTCACGTCCCCCTGATCCAACCTCCCACGAGCCCTGGAGTCAGCAGCGTGGGGGCAATGCTGGAGGCCACTGTCCGCGAGCAGACGTCGAGCGGGAGGCGAGCTTGCCGTGCAGGGTGGGAGAGCCcgcagccccttccccacacagTATCCACATGTGACGCCAGGGACAGGGAAGCGTCCCGCCCTCCGCCACGTCCCTGGCCGTGGCGCGAGGGCAGGCTCTGACCGTCCGCTCTCGTCCCCAGGTTCGCCGACAATGGCATCGGCCTGACCCTGGCCAGGTAAGAGCGGCTGTCCTCGTGCCGAGCCCTGTGTGGGAAGCCGGCTGCGGACGGCTCATTCCAGACGCCTCCTCCCCACAGCGGCGGGACCTTCCCGTATGATGATGGCTCCAAGCAGGAGATCAAGAACAGCCTGTTCGTCGGCGAGAGTGGCAACGTGGGGACGGAGATGATGGACAACAGGATCTGGGGCCCCGGTGGCCTGGACCACAGCGGGAGGACCCTCCCTATAGGCCAGTAGGTTTGCAGCCACGGAGGCTTCCTCGTCCTGCGTGCCTTAAGCCGAGCGGCAGCCACAGACGGAATGATGCTCGTGGGAGAGCTCCGCCTGTCGACTGTGAACCCCCCTGTCAGTTACCAGAGAAGTCACTGAAACAAGGGAGGTTGGCAGGCGGTGGGGTGAGGTCTAGAGCGGGAGAGAGAAATCAAGCGTTCGGTGTCGAATGGCAGGCGGCAGGGGGACCTGATGGTCCAGATGCACGGGGTGGTTCCGGGGCTACGGTGTCTGGGGTCAGCGGCCGCGGGTTCCTCTGATAGCACCCTACTCGGAGCATTGCACCCACTTCTggggacgggggagagagagatgggccaAAGCACGCCTGGAGGACGGTACCCAGGAAGGTGACAGAGCCCAGCGCTGTGTCACACGCAGACTGGGAACTCCGGTCAGGAGTTCAGGGGTCAGACGAGGGGGACCAGCACGGGAGGCATCGTCACACATGGCCGGGGCTTCCAGACGCTTACAAGACAGAACTCATTCCCTATGGGCCCCACGGTTAGAAGGAGTTTAGTGCGGGAAGAACTGTCTGACGGCCAGGCCTGTTCATCAGCAGAAACGTAGGGCTGTCCTGAGGGGTCCCGGGCTCTCTGTTGCAGAACGTGTTTCAGGCAAAGGGGGGGAGGCTGGCCAGGTGGCTGGAAGAGGGGGGACCGGGACAGCTGGCCAGCTCACGGAGCAGAGGGGCTCGGTCAGTTCCCGGGGGAGCCTCAGCTGGGTCAGTGTGAGGACGTCTGTCCCCCATCTGATGGTGAGTCTGCTCAGACATGAACCCAAACCCGAcggccaggctctgagccgggcAGACGTGCGGGGGTCTGCTCCCCGAGGGCCGAgagccctcctgcccccagagcttcccccccccccccccccccgcctttctcCGGAGAAATATAATCCCTGCCTCTGTGGGCAGGACACGGGCCCGGAGCTCCCACCCCAGTGGACGTGCGCCTTTGCAAAGATTCTGCGGACAGAACCGCGGCCTCCTTTGGCGCAAGTGGTCTGGAAGCCCTGGTCTCTGGTCGCAGCGATAGACCAGCCCCTTTGGGCGGTGTTTATGAGTAACTCTGGATCTGCGTACTTGGGCGTTTTTTTGCTGAGAGTTACCAGCCCTCCGGGGCCGGAATGTTCTGATGACTTTCAGGGCTGAGTTTGTTTATGGAGGCCCGACAGTTCTGCCGAACCGGGCAAGTCCCTCACGTGGCGTTTGTGAGCAGGGACCGTGTCCTCCTGGTCACGAGGGATTCGTCCGCAATGGTCCTGGGCTGGGCTTAGATGAAAAGTAAGCATACGCTTTGCATACACAGCCAGTAAGAGTGGCTGGTTCCCAAGATGCCTTAACTTGAACAGTGCCCGGAGGCACCCCCTGAGAACCAGGATCCAAGGCGCCAGCGCGAATCGACTGCTTTTAAAGATGCGGAAATGCAGGAAGTCCTTGGTGTCGACTGAAGCCACACACCAAGGCTGGTGTGATCTGGGCTTTCCTGGGGGACCTGCgtgtggggaggggagccccAGGTAGAGGACGGGGGGCTGTGGTGTATCCTCCCAGGGACAGACCCTTCTCTatgcttctttccctctttctgccctccctccttcatGCCAGCTGTGGAAGGAGGGGACCTGGCCCAGAGGCACAGATACCAGCAGAACCATGCACATTGGGCTTCCAGAACAAACCAGCCTAGGTTCAGGGTCACCGAGAAGCCCAGCTGGCCCTTGCCAGGCCCCGCGCAGGAGTCcgagggcagaggagaggagtcTCCGAGTCCCCGCCCTCTGCTGAGCCAAGTTGCCCGTTCTCCGGTCCTTTCTACCTCCGCCTCCCATCCTCTCCCTGACTCCTGGAGATCGGAGCCTTCTTGGGGTCCTTTGACAGCCCACAGTCTTGCCTTCCCAGTGGGGCCTGCCGCTCCTGTAGGGTTACGTGCCCTGAAAGGTCACGTGCGTTATCTCGCTACAGCATCATCACCTTCCGTTCTGTCTTCCCCCTCGCCTGTTTTCCAGACCCAACAGATTCACAATTGAAAGGCTTACTCAGAGGAAACCCATTTGGGTCTTAATCTGATTAAATGGTTATGGCAACTGAGACTAAATAATGACTAATGGCTCTAGTCTCCCAAGGGGCATAATACTGGCATTCTACAGAGTATTTATGGTATTTACCCAATGACTCTTAACAGGATGGAAAAACTGGGGCAAGTGTTTGAATAGAGGATGATTCCCCAGCCCCCAAGCCAGCAACTAAAcacatatccatccatccatccattcctccatctatccttccatacatccatccacccacccatccatccatccacccacccatccattcttccttctttccttccttccttttccttccttcctttcatccatccacccatccatccaaccttccttccttccatccatccatccaagtcATCTAGCAATCATTTATTGACATTTACTGTGTCTACAAATACTTTCtcatgaactgatgaatgaatcAATAATGCCCTGCAGCGAGGAgtggcaggaggtggggatcaGGACGGTTTACCCAGAAAGTCTCTGTTTCCATCCGCCTTGAAGGGTGCAAACAACTCGGTGGCATAACGTGGCGAACAGGCTGACCTCTCACTTCCTTAACTCTGTAGGAATTTTCCGATCCGAGGAATTCAGTTCTATGACGGCCCCATCAACATCCAGAACTGCACCTTCCGCAAGTTTGTGGCCCTGGAGGGCCGGCACACCAGTGCCCTGGCCTTCCGGCTGAACAACGCCTGGCAGAGCTGCCCCCATAACAATGTGACCAACATTGCCTTTGAGGATGTCCCGGTGAGTGAGGTGCTGGGGCAGGCTCTGGGCAAATCCAGACTTTGGGCGGTGATTCACAAGTCCCCCGGGGCTGGAGTTTGAGCCGTTGCCACCACCGCAGGGAGCGAACGACTTCCTCCAAGCAGGCTGGGCCGCGCCCCAGCCCGTCCGCATCCAAGCTGGAAAAGTACAAGTGTAGGTTGCCCTACAGGTCAGGTCTGGCTGCGTCCCActtgccctccccctgccccgagCCCCCCAGAGCCTCAGCACAGCCTCCCTCCAGACACAAGGTCCTGAGGCTGTTCCTCCACAGGCCTCGGTTTTGACTATGGAGTCTTGTGACAGGGCCACCTGGGTTGGTCAGTTAATCTCCAATCCCAGGGTTTCCAAGGCGCTCATGTCTCTCTGAGAGGGCACCACAAATGGGGTCTTCCTGGGCACAGACAGGTGCCAATGAAGagctgggggtgaggagggcgGGACGGAAGGTGGCACTTTGAGGCTGGGAGGGACCTGGGATGCTTTCTCTGGGCTCTGGATCCCccagaactttcttccttctcctccactctGGTCTTGCCCTTTGCTCGTCTGCCTCGTGCCGGCGGGCTGAAGGGAAAGGCGTGAGAACTTGTGACTTCATTTCTTTACTCAGGCCACCAAGGCCTGGGAGAGGTCAGTCACAGAGCCCGCCACGGGCTCGTGTCGACAGACCGTCCTCCTCAAACAGGTGCACACACCCCCCTCTTAGACATACAGCACACGGTCCTCTCTCACACGTTGCCCCACGTGTGTGTGCTTTCTCATACACacacctctctccccctctcacacttgtgcacgcgcacacacacacacactcctgtgaCCCTCCTCTCTGCAGGCTTTGAGCCCGCACCTCAGAGCACTCTCCAGGGTCACCCACAGCAGCCGGGCCTCGTGTGAGCAGAGGCCAAACGAATGCGTTGGGTCTGGAGTGGAGGCCGGTGAGCGGGCTGCAGTCTCCCTTCACCTCTGGCCCAGCCTCACTTCCCGGGGCTCTGTTTAGATTACTTCCAGAGTGTTCTTCGGAGAGCCGGGGCCCTGGTTCAACCAGCTGGACATGGATGGGGATAAGACGTCCGTGTTCCATGATGTCGACGGCTCTGTGTCCGAGTACCCGGGGTCCTACCTCACCAAGGACGACAACTGGCTGGTCCGGCACCCGGACTGCATCAACGTCCCCGACTGGAGAGGGGCCATCTGCAGCGGGCGCTACGCACAGGTGGGGAAGCAAGGGCACCCCTGGTGTCACCAGCCCCTCAGCAGGAGCGAGCGCCTACTGTATGCCCGGCTCCATGCCGATCAGAGAGAGAGTCAagtttccttctcctcttttcctttttctttatcctcCCCACCCGGTGGCATTTTCAAAAAATCCAAGTGAAAACCACGTTGTAGGCAGAAAGCAGGATGCCTAGGAGGAGGGCACTGGGAGGTCACTCGGATTCAAGTCAGGCCCCAGTGCCTGGAGTCAGTGCAAAGACGCGGACACATGTGGAACCAGACCCGTGGGTGACGACTGTtggagcctcagtgtcctcatctgtgaaatcagGATAATAGTCGAACCTCCTTCTGAGATGGCGGGCCTGAGGTTCATATGACGGATGCAAAGTGCGTCGCCGGCCCCATCCGCCGGAAACGTGACGCAAACCAGCCCCGTGGTCCTAAATTTTCCAGAGGCcctgtgaaaaaggaaaaagaaacaggggaAATTAATcgtaataatatattttaacttagCGTACTCAAAATCCTATCATCTCGACACGCAATCGATTTGTAAAAATCGTTAGTGAGGTACTTTTCCTGGATGTAATCTTTCCTCCTCTAAGTCTTCGAAATCCACGACACGGTTTCCACTTCGAGCCCGCTCAGCTTGGAAGCAGACTTTCGACGAAGCGAAAGCTAGTCCTAGCTCCCCAAAAGGATAAAGTCACGTGCGGTGGGGAAATATTTTACACTGCTTTGGGCTTGAggtttcatcaaaatttaaaacccagGTGGGTCCTCAGCCACACCGGCCACGTTTCCGGGGCTCGGGGGGCCACACGTGGCCGACGGCCGTCGTGGGGAACGGCACCTGGGACACGACGGAGCCGAAAATACCAGCTAGCTATGACGACGCTGGCATTAGCTGTTATTTGGCTGATGGTGAATAAACGAGCAGGAATAAACGGCAGCATTAAGTAGGAGGGGAGGCCCGGGGCCGGCAGGGGACGTGTACGAAGAAGCTGTCCTCACGATTACCATACAGGCGGACGCTGTGGACGTCAGGACCGGAGGGTGGGTGAGAAAGGAGCCGGAAGGCGGCCTGGGGTCCGGGAGAGGCGGGAGAGCGAGCGGGtgccagagaggggaaggggccgCAGGGccaggtgggcacagggaggcgAGGGTGCTGGCGAAACCAGGCCTGGATCTCCCCCCGCACCCTGTCTCCCCCACACGGGGCTTGTCTTCTGTGCAAAAGCTCTGTCAGCACCCGCCCGGTTCTCCTGACCGGCCACTGCTTAATCATTACTCATaatctccccccttccctttacAGCTTCCGCCGTGCCGTAACACACCCTTAAAGCTTTGGTTCTCGGGACGGCCCCGTGCCACGGGCAGCCGAAGCTCCTCTTTCCGTCCCGTAGGCAGTACCGGGGAGACCACCCCTCCCTCCCGCGTGCCCAGTTTTGCGCTGCTGTGCTGGCCACGGCCATGGTGGTGTCGCCTGCACAGGGGCCGTGCCACAGGGCAGGACGCCAAGATTTCCACCGAGGCGGGCCCAAAACAACGCGGCTCTTGGGTCCCTGGGACCCGAGAGCTCGTAGTCTTGCTTTCAGGGACTTCTCTGAAGCAGGACGGCACTCCTTCGTGCAGGGCGTAGTGACACGGGGCCTGGCCACGGGGGCCAGACCtctggaggcagacagagaaggagcgtGCCCAAAGCTGCCTCCCAGACGCAGGCAGGACAGCAGCAGGGGCGAGGGGGCTGCGCGCACAGGATTAGCCAGTTcgctctccccccatccccaccccccacagtcCGCCATCGGACTGTTAAGCAGACTCCTCCCGTGTTTCCACCGCTGTGTCCCGGACGGAGCCCTTTGTTGAGAAGGCGTCCGCGGGATCGCGCAGAACGGCGATGGCCGCACCCCCAGCCGTCCATTCACGCATCCTTAAAAGGGCTCCTCGAGAACATTCCTTTGAAAGCGGGGCCCGTTGTCAGATGTTAACCAGACGCTCTGGAATAATCTCTCGTAACTGTCCTGTCGTGTTTCCTTTTTGGGTCCTGAAAGATGTACATTCAGGCCTACAAGACCAGCAACCTACGGATGAAGATCATCAAGAACGACTTCCCCAGCCGCCCCCTCCACCTGGAGGGGGCCCTGGCCCGGAGCACCCATTACCAGCAGTACCAGCCGGTGGTCGCCCTGCAGAAGGGCTACACCGTGCACTGGGACCAGCCGGCGCCCGCCGAGCTGGCCATCTGGCTCATCAACTTCAACAAGTAAGTGGGCGCAGCCGCTCCGACGGAGCCCCAGGCAGCGGTGGTGACGCCTCGGGACCGCAGGCCGGCCCACGTCACCCGTGCAGAGGGGCCGAGGGCACCCGGTAGTCCAGAATCCGAGCCCCGGGCggagcccccccgccccgggtgcGGCCGGGCTCAGGCAGAAGCCTGGCTCCGCGGGCCTCCCTACGCCCCACGTGGGAGCGGGGGCCAGCGTCCCCTCGAGGTGCAGCACGACAGCATTCCCGCCCGGATCTGGCCTCCGGCATTGGTGTTCGGGTGCTGTCTGTGCCTGTCACTTGTCACGTGCTCCTGGGACACGGACGCCAAGCAGATGTGGAAAATGACACCGAGAGAGATGAAATGAGCCCTGAGACCGGGCTGGACCAGGAGGGGCTGAGCTGCAGGGCGGCACCCCGGCCTAGGCCCGGGCGGTGCCCAGGGAGCCCCTCGCCCTGCCAGCCAcgctccccgcccccaacaccTGGCAGCCGGATGGttacgcgccccccccccccccccccaccaggagaAATGGAGGTGCCGTCTGGGGGAGAATTCTCTGGTCTCTCTCCAGGCGGGCCCCAGACTCTCTGAGGCCCGGACGCCCTTGCTTGTGgcctgaacccccccccccccgcctctagGGGCGACTGGATCCGAGTGGGGTTCTGCTACCCCCGCGGCACGTCCTTCTCCATTCTCTCCGACGTGCACAACCGCCTGCTGAAGCAGACATCCAAGACGGGCACCTTCGTGCGGACCCTCCAGATGGACAAGGTGGAACAGAGCTTTACGGGCAGGGGCCACTACTACTGGGACGAGGACTCAGGGTGAGGACCCCCGCCGCGGCAGGGCGGCCCGGCCCCGGGCCGTGCCCCTGGCCCTCCCAGCAGGCCAACCCCCACCGGGTTACCTGCCTTTGACGGAGAACGCTTTCCCAAGGGCTTCGACTCAGGGGCCGAACTCAGGTTCCATCCGCCAGTGACATTTTCCAAGCTGCTAAGCTGGGGGTAAACATTCCGTGAATATACACGGGGATGGGAGGAAATAGGCCCATTTcaggcaaaaagcaaaagcaacttTTCCTTAAACGGAGGAGACATGGTCCCCGTTTGGGAGGAGACCTGTTCCCTCGGGTCCTCCCAAGCCAGGGGGAGCAGATGACATCATCCCTCTTCCAGAAGGGGAcaaagaagggacagaggaaatAGCGGGGTCCTGCCCCGAGGCCACGGCACAACCTTGGCACGGCTCGTTTCGAACCCGGGTCCACCTGTCCCCAGAGCCGTCACTCACCCTTTGCTGGACGGCACTAGGCGCTGCTCAGTGGAGGGATAACAGGGATAGAGTgtctgtggagaaaagggagctgtCCGGTCCCCTCCCTGAAAAAGAGAGTAAGTCCAACACCTCCGGAATGCCAACAATGTCCGAGCGGTGAGGCCCCTTAGAGCCATCCCCCTGGGGAGTGACCGTAAAGGATCCCTTGATGGCCGCGTTCCCTCTCTTGATTGCAATCAGCGATAAGGAAATACCTAGCAggggcactctctctctttgtctctgagaCACGGTTTTATCAATTTGAtgagagaaaaattagaatttgaaaatcAGAGGCATTAGTAAAATGCTAGGTTTGGGGGGAAATAAATAGCACCCGATTTTCACATAAATTCTAAACCACTCGTGGGGCAGACAAGGCCACAGGTGAAGAGGGAACAGAGACTTAGGCTGATGGAACCGTTGGAGGACAGCGCCAACCGACAAAGTCCCCAGGTGTGCCTGCCGGCCCCAGGAGGCACCGCGTAATCGCGGACGCCCCCCAAGACTCAGGGTACGGAGGGGCGGACCGGGGAGCCCAGCCTCTGCAGGCCGACCTCCACACCCACCGTCAGTGCCTGGTGGTGATTAGGCTGTGCTTTAATTCGGTGACACCCTTGGGGGCTGCGAGCTGGGTTACAGGACCCAAAGCACTGGGCTTTCCCAATACCTGGGGCCCCTCTGAAGTCTCGATCGGCCCCTCTGCGCGTCCAGGTGCTTCCCTGGCACGACCGGCTGGGCGGCGGTGGGTGGAGGTCGTGGCATCATGGCGCGAACCCAGCTCGCCGGGCCGTCCGGGCGCAGGCGGCTCCCAGAGAGGGGTCGGCCCGGGAACAGCCTTTCGAATGCTGCAGGCGTGGGAGTCAGCCTGGAAGGTTGTTTCTGAGCAGGAGGAACGGTGACAAGTCCTAAGTTAGTTCCTCGGTCTCGTCGGCCGACCCCCTGCACCACCCCCGTGGCGTCCAGTCCCGTCCAACAAGCAGGGAAAAGATGGCAGTTTCGAGAAAAGTATAGTGAGGAAGGCTGGCCTCACCAGGCACAGTGACGGGGTGGCCCGGCTCCGTGACCGTCCTGCCGTGTGGTCCCGGGTCAGTCAGCTGCTCGGAGTCCGAGAAAGCAGGGCGGTGACGGCACCTGCCGGACGGGACCGTCTGAGGGTTACGCGAGATGGCGTGTCCACTCACGGCCTGCGTGGAGCGTGGCATAGGGCACGTGCCCAGAAAACGGTCCCCGTTGGCGTTGCGAGCTCTGACGCCCGGGTGCTCGTTTCTCTCTTCGACCACACGTGACCCCGTGGCAGACACGGCCTGGTGGCCATCTCGTAAGGCCCGTGGGTCTCACCGCGGGGCTTGGGAGGTGACGTGaagacagagggggaggagggtggcgAACGCCTGAGCGAGCCCGGCCGTGACCCCCGCACGCAGGCTGTTGTTCCTGAAGCTGAGAGCCCAGAACGAGAGGGAGAGGTTCGCCTTCTGCTCCGTGAGAGGCTGCGAGCGAATCAGGATCAAGGCCCTGATCCCCAAGAACGCGGGCGTCAGCGACTGCACGGCCACCGCCTACCCCAGGTTCGCCGAGAGGGCGGTGGTGGACGTGCCGATGCCCAGGAAGCTCCGTGGTGCCCAGCTGGTGAGCGGCCGTCACGTTAGGGCCCTTTCCGGACACCCGCTCGGCCCCCCGTCCGATCCTGGGGTGGCCGGGCGTGTGGGGAGGCGAGGGGGGCGGCTGTCCCCCCGTCAGGCCGTGCCCGTGGCGCCCCCAACCCAGCCAGGGCAGCCGGTCTTACTTGCTTTCCAGAAGACAAAGGACCGCTTCCTGGAGGTGAAGATGGAGAGTTCCAGGCAGCGTTTCTTTCACCTCCTGAGCGACGTGGCTTACATTGAAGTGAGTGGTTCCGGCCCCTGCAGGGGTGCTGCT
Protein-coding regions in this window:
- the LOC102902649 gene encoding uncharacterized protein LOC102902649 — protein: MPRSTQAVSGHAISRNPQTVPSGRCRHRPAFSDSEQLTDPGPHGRTVTEPGHPVTVPETTFQADSHACSIRKAVPGPTPLWEPPAPGRPGELGSRHDATTSTHRRPAGRAREAPGRAEGPIETSEGPQGGDRTAPFSPQTLYPCYPSTEQRLVPSSKGSLENVTGGWNLSSAPESKPLGKRSPSKVAGLVGLNVHLSGPKKETRQDSYERLFQSVWLTSDNGPRFQRNVLEEPF